The Pyxidicoccus sp. MSG2 DNA segment CCATCCCCGAGAAGCGGAGCTCGTGACGTGGACGCGAGCGCGCAATGGAGCGGGTACCCCCGCCGTCCAGGAGCTGTCGGTCGCGGACCTGCGCGCCTACGAGCAGGCACACCGGCTGGGAGAGAAGCTGCACACGCAGAAGGCGCAGGTGGATGGCGCCGGGTGGACGGTCCACGTCTCCACGGACCGGGACTGGCTCTTCGCCGACTCCCGCCGGCTGCACGTCACGCTCCAGGCGGTGGGCGCCACCCTCTGGGTGGCCCTCCTCGCGGGCCTGGTGGCCGGCATGCGCACCCTGCGCGTCCGGGCGCTGTCCCGGACGCTCGCCGAGCACGAGCGGGAGCGGGAGGCGCTGGAGCGCAGCGAGCGCATGCTGCGCGAGGTGCTGGAGACGTCCCTGGATGGCGTGGCCGCGGTGGATGCCGAGGGACGGCTGGTGACGTGGAACACCCGGGCGGAGCACATGTTCGGCTGGCGCCGCGAGGACATCCTCGGCCGCCCGGCGGTGGACCTCCTCTGCAGGCCCGAGGACCGCGTGGAGCGCAACCACCAGCTCCAGCACATCATCACCCGGGGCTGTCCCCTCATCCCCGCCTGCCGCCTGGAGGCGCTCGCGGTGCGGCGGGACGGCACGGTATTCCCAGTGGAGGCGAGTCTCTCCGCGGTGACCACCGACGGCGCGCATCGCGTCTACGCCTTCGTCTCGGACATCACCGGGCGCCGCCGGGCGGAGGAGGAGCGCCAGCGGCTGCTGGCCCAGTTGCGGCGCCGCTCCGCCGAGCTGCGGGCCATCATCGACCACATGGTGGAGGGCGTCTTCGTGGCCGACCCGAACGGCCGGCTCTCCTTCGTGAATCAGGCGGGCCAGAGGATGTGCGAGGCGAACCTTCCCGCGGCAGCGGCCGTGGAAGGGGGCACCGGGCATGACGGCTCCTTGCGCACCATGGACGACGTCCCCCTGGAGCGCGACGCGCTGCCGCTGTTCCGGGCCCTGCGGGGCGAGGTGGTCCTGGACTGCGATGTCCGGGCCGTCAATCCCGGGGGTGAGCGGGTGCTGCGCATGAACGCGGCCCCCATTCGCGACGAGGAGGGCCGGGTGGCGGCCGCCGTGGTCGTCCTCCACGACATCAGCGAGACGGTGGAGTTCGACCGGCTCAAGGACGAGTTCGTGCGGATGGCGGCCCACGAGCTGAAGACGCCGGTGACGGTGATGAAGTCCTTCGCGCAGCTGGCGCTCAAGACGGACGCGGGCCGCGACACCGCGCTGGGCCGGCTGCTGGAGGGTATTGACCGGGGCGCCAACCGCATCGACCTCGTGGTGCGCACGCTGCTGGACGTGTCCCAGCTCCACCTGCGGCGCATGCAGCTGGAGAAGGCGTCCCTGGAGCTGAAGTCCCTGGTGGAGGACACGGCGCGGCGGATGGCCGAGCTGCACCCGCGCCACCCCATCCACGTGCGCGCGGACGAAGAGATTGCCGTGTGGGGAGACGCGGCCCGCCTGGAGCAGGTGCTCGTGGCGCTGCTCGACAACGCCGCGCGCTACTCCCCGGCGGCGGCGCCCGTGGAGGTGACGGTGGCCACCGAAGGGGACTCGGCGCGGGTGTCCATCCGGGACGAGGGCATTGGCATCGCCGCGGACAAGCAGGCCCGGCTGTTCAACCGCTTCTACCGGCCCCACGCGGGGACGGTGCATGACCGGGGCGGCCTGGGGGTGGGGCTCTACATCGCGCGGGAAATCGTCCAGCAGCACGGCGGTCAGCTCACGCTGGAGAGCCAGGAAGGGGAGGGCACCACCGTCATCATCCGCCTGCCGCTGCACCCGGCGAGGGACGGGACGGACGTGGCTCCCGTCACCTTGGAACAGGACGGTGCCTCCGCGTGAGTCGGGCGCTCGCGCTCCTGCTCGCTTCGCTGGCGGGGCGGGCTTGACCCGTGATGGGTGCGCTTCGTCCCGCCTCCGTGGCCGCGCGGAGAACGATAGAGTTCACGCGTGGGTACGGGGGACCGTCGAATGGGAATGGCACGAGCGCACGGGAATGTGTTGGAGGAGTACAACGCCCTCCACGCGAAGCAGAAGTCACAGCCGCTGAGCTCCGAGCAGGAGCAACGCCTGGAGTTGCTGAGGGACGTCCTGCTGGAGCTGGGGGCGCTGCCGCCCGAGGGGAGCGCGATGCCCGCGCGTCCGGTGCGTGCGGACGCGGTGCTCGAGCTGTCGTTCGCGACGCATGCCGACGTCGTGCGCGCGTACACCAAGAATGTCGGGGCCGGCGGTCTGGCCATCAAGACGTCTCGCGTGTTGCCGGTGGGTAGCACCCTGGAGCTGCGCATCCGCCTGCCTGACACACCCCAGCCGGTGCTCGCGCAGGGCCAGGTGGCCTGGGCCCGCGAGGACGAGATGGGCGTGGCCTTCACCCACCTTCCGGCGGACGCGGAGCGCCGGCTGAAGGAATTGCTCGCGGCGGATGCGTC contains these protein-coding regions:
- a CDS encoding PAS domain S-box protein, whose translation is MLRSSRWLLIAVTLGLGLAITAGLMAFDRFARASLEREALLEQQDRAEQLAGQLQSRLETAGQVTRTVATLAAPLRERSAVETLIQGTLASTSPESIYGIGVWFSPYALEPGLRRVGVYAHRKLDDPRHIVLTYEWSTPAYDYHHRPWYQQGLQAKGTPLLTEPYFDVDLVYSTLSMAFGGVEGAPRGVVTVDVVLPQLVALVARANTAPHETFYVVTRSGRLLAHPREAELVTWTRARNGAGTPAVQELSVADLRAYEQAHRLGEKLHTQKAQVDGAGWTVHVSTDRDWLFADSRRLHVTLQAVGATLWVALLAGLVAGMRTLRVRALSRTLAEHEREREALERSERMLREVLETSLDGVAAVDAEGRLVTWNTRAEHMFGWRREDILGRPAVDLLCRPEDRVERNHQLQHIITRGCPLIPACRLEALAVRRDGTVFPVEASLSAVTTDGAHRVYAFVSDITGRRRAEEERQRLLAQLRRRSAELRAIIDHMVEGVFVADPNGRLSFVNQAGQRMCEANLPAAAAVEGGTGHDGSLRTMDDVPLERDALPLFRALRGEVVLDCDVRAVNPGGERVLRMNAAPIRDEEGRVAAAVVVLHDISETVEFDRLKDEFVRMAAHELKTPVTVMKSFAQLALKTDAGRDTALGRLLEGIDRGANRIDLVVRTLLDVSQLHLRRMQLEKASLELKSLVEDTARRMAELHPRHPIHVRADEEIAVWGDAARLEQVLVALLDNAARYSPAAAPVEVTVATEGDSARVSIRDEGIGIAADKQARLFNRFYRPHAGTVHDRGGLGVGLYIAREIVQQHGGQLTLESQEGEGTTVIIRLPLHPARDGTDVAPVTLEQDGASA
- a CDS encoding PilZ domain-containing protein, which gives rise to MARAHGNVLEEYNALHAKQKSQPLSSEQEQRLELLRDVLLELGALPPEGSAMPARPVRADAVLELSFATHADVVRAYTKNVGAGGLAIKTSRVLPVGSTLELRIRLPDTPQPVLAQGQVAWAREDEMGVAFTHLPADAERRLKELLAADASLLKRVRSVLKSDVIELLKTDVRELGKGPAPQAARAQEVDTRPVVLVRLLDAKLMTLVTELFTEQSLRVISEPEPPDRPAPIIVVDTGTALDVLRAAGRPGARIVMVNVSGPDSLVGRLTNLNPAAYVKHPATAASVLQAVTRLLGNT